A single genomic interval of Streptomyces sp. 1222.5 harbors:
- a CDS encoding C40 family peptidase, protein MSGSFRRLACTATVAAQAVLAPLPAAAAPEPERSVSQLLTDLQQLYRQTEQATESYNGTAEKLKQQRAEVARLDGELSRARLALQGSRTDAGRLARQQYQNSGDLGPYVRLLLARDPQHALDEGHVIGELARERARTVARLTTAEKRRDALARAARKALDTQLTLAGRQREERDDVQRKLRDVERLLAGLTPDQLAAVARLEQQGVTAAQERLTTAGALPADHPASAGGDRAVHYALEQLGKPYRWGAEGPSSYDCSGLTSRAWSHAGTPIPRTSQEQWRRLKRVPLNDLRPGDLVVYFPEATHVAMYVGGGKVVQAPRPGEDVKVSPIASYPVLGAVRPDAAASAASADQAPATEAG, encoded by the coding sequence GTGTCAGGAAGCTTTCGGCGCCTGGCCTGTACGGCCACGGTGGCGGCCCAGGCCGTCCTCGCGCCGCTGCCCGCCGCGGCTGCACCGGAGCCGGAGCGCTCCGTCTCCCAGCTGCTGACCGACCTTCAGCAGCTGTACCGGCAGACCGAGCAGGCCACCGAGTCCTACAACGGCACCGCGGAGAAGCTGAAGCAGCAGCGCGCCGAGGTGGCCCGCCTCGACGGCGAACTGTCCCGCGCCCGTCTCGCCCTGCAGGGCAGCCGGACCGACGCCGGGCGCCTGGCCAGGCAGCAGTACCAGAACAGCGGCGACCTCGGCCCCTACGTCCGCCTGCTGCTGGCCCGTGACCCCCAGCACGCGCTGGACGAGGGGCACGTCATCGGTGAACTGGCCCGGGAACGGGCCCGGACGGTGGCCCGGCTGACCACCGCCGAGAAGCGGCGGGACGCCCTCGCACGGGCGGCCCGCAAGGCCCTCGACACCCAGCTCACGCTGGCGGGCCGGCAGCGGGAGGAGCGCGACGACGTCCAGCGCAAACTGCGTGACGTGGAGCGCCTGCTGGCCGGCCTCACGCCGGACCAGCTCGCCGCGGTCGCCCGCCTGGAACAGCAGGGCGTCACCGCGGCCCAGGAGCGGCTCACCACCGCGGGCGCCCTTCCCGCCGACCACCCGGCCTCGGCCGGGGGCGACCGCGCCGTCCACTACGCCCTGGAACAGCTCGGCAAGCCGTACCGGTGGGGCGCCGAGGGCCCGTCGTCGTACGACTGCTCGGGCCTGACCTCACGGGCCTGGTCCCACGCGGGCACCCCGATCCCGCGCACCAGCCAGGAGCAGTGGCGCCGGCTCAAGCGGGTCCCGCTGAACGACCTGCGCCCCGGGGACCTGGTCGTCTACTTCCCCGAGGCGACACACGTGGCGATGTACGTGGGCGGCGGCAAGGTCGTCCAGGCCCCGAGACCGGGCGAGGACGTCAAGGTCTCCCCGATCGCGTCCTACCCGGTCCTGGGCGCGGTCCGTCCCGACGCCGCCGCCTCCGCCGCCTCCGCCGATCAGGCCCCGGCGACCGAGGCCGGGTAG
- a CDS encoding SRPBCC family protein has product MARNRCLILSSPSEVWRLLSDGHRYAEWVTGTQRILAVDPHWPDIGARLKVRVGAGPLTLDDTCVVRISEPRQRLQLEAKAEPFGAARIAMKLIPWGEHTLFTLDWHPLRGPGTRMHGLPVEYFVRIRNGMMLTKLAQIAVREHAAGV; this is encoded by the coding sequence ATGGCCCGGAACCGCTGTCTGATCTTGAGCTCGCCGTCCGAAGTCTGGCGCCTGCTGTCCGATGGCCACCGCTACGCGGAGTGGGTGACAGGAACCCAGCGAATCCTCGCCGTGGACCCGCATTGGCCAGACATAGGCGCCCGGCTGAAAGTCCGCGTCGGCGCCGGCCCTCTGACTCTCGACGACACTTGTGTCGTCCGCATCTCCGAGCCGCGACAACGCTTGCAACTGGAAGCGAAGGCAGAACCCTTCGGCGCGGCTCGCATCGCGATGAAGTTGATCCCCTGGGGCGAGCACACCCTTTTCACCCTCGATTGGCACCCCCTCCGGGGCCCCGGCACGCGGATGCACGGACTCCCCGTGGAGTACTTCGTCCGGATCCGCAACGGCATGATGCTGACGAAGCTGGCTCAGATCGCGGTGCGCGAACACGCAGCGGGCGTGTGA
- a CDS encoding TetR/AcrR family transcriptional regulator, with product MTPSATPAYRRLSVEERRSQLLDSALSLFAHRAPEDVSLDDVAEAAGVSRPLVYRYFPGGKQQLYEAALRSAAEELRQCFDEPRVGPLLPRLSHALDRYLTFVDEHDTGFSALLQGGSVVETSRTTAIVDGVRRAAAEHIFSHLGVPDPGPRLRMTVRMWITAVEAASLIWLDEDKQPPVEELRDWLVEQFTALLTVTAGRDPQTAGLVGTLAGEGRD from the coding sequence ATGACCCCGTCGGCCACCCCCGCCTACCGTCGGCTCAGTGTCGAGGAGCGGCGAAGCCAGTTGCTCGACTCCGCGCTCTCCCTCTTCGCGCACCGCGCACCCGAGGACGTGTCCCTGGACGACGTGGCGGAGGCGGCCGGGGTCTCACGGCCGCTGGTGTACCGGTACTTCCCGGGCGGCAAGCAGCAGCTGTACGAGGCCGCGCTCCGGTCGGCCGCCGAGGAGCTCCGGCAGTGCTTCGACGAGCCCCGCGTGGGCCCGCTGCTGCCCCGGCTGTCCCACGCCCTCGACCGCTACCTGACCTTCGTCGACGAGCACGACACCGGCTTCAGCGCACTGCTCCAGGGCGGGAGCGTGGTGGAGACGTCCCGGACGACCGCCATCGTGGACGGCGTGCGCCGGGCCGCCGCCGAGCACATCTTCAGCCACCTCGGCGTCCCGGACCCAGGTCCCCGGCTGCGCATGACCGTCCGGATGTGGATCACGGCCGTGGAGGCCGCCTCGCTGATCTGGCTGGACGAGGACAAGCAGCCCCCGGTCGAGGAACTGCGCGACTGGCTGGTGGAGCAGTTCACGGCCCTGCTCACGGTCACCGCGGGCCGGGACCCGCAGACGGCCGGCCTCGTCGGCACGCTCGCCGGGGAAGGCCGAGACTGA